Proteins encoded together in one Nymphalis io chromosome 24, ilAglIoxx1.1, whole genome shotgun sequence window:
- the LOC126777886 gene encoding facilitated trehalose transporter Tret1-like — MDKQSWITPFKKQCFVTVGVSLNMATHGLVMGFAAILLPQLRLPGSLIPIDDVSGSWIASILGFALVAGNFIVPTIMAKYGRRTANLASIAPMIIGWFCIITASNITALLIARFLQGVAMGMSASLGPVLIGEYTSPKSRGAFLTFISLSIATGVLFVHTLGSFFSWQVTALIIAFVVFSDLLIVIYSPESPSWLADQGRYDECRKVFRWLRGHSEDDELEKMIEASKVIREAKAEMEISQSFSKNFKRNIAYVNTTIRKKEFYKPIFIMIHIYTLGQWAGANILAAYTIDIFNHVIGTEANISLMVITLDIQRIISNTFAVYVIKKVKRRTMLFATVGINIFAFLATAAYTYLKSQNMLPFDHPAIGIALIHIHMFSIATGTVPLPFIIAGEVFPLEYRSLAGGLSVLFLSTNLFITVKTVPYLFKNVGIHGAYILYAIVVGYCTVIAWWFLPETKDRTLQEIEDEFRGKPLSPEELKSTQSLTSFKHFNTDRRCSSPVI; from the exons ATGGACAAACAGTCATGGATAACTCCATTCAAGAAACAG tgtTTCGTGACGGTGGGGGTGTCTTTAAACATGGCGACGCATGGATTGGTGATGGGATTCGCAGCCATATTGCTACCGCAGCTGCGGCTGCCCGGGTCTTTGATACCGATTGACGATGTCTCTGGATCATGGATAG cTTCAATCCTGGGTTTTGCATTAGTGGCTGGTAACTTTATAGTGCCGACAATTATGGCTAAATATGGAAGAAGAACTGCTAACTTGGCCAGCATAGCACCCATGATTATCGGCTGGTTCTGTATTATCACCGCCAGTAACATAACGGCCCTTCTGATTGCACGATTCCTTCAAGGCGTTGCTATGGGCATGAGCGCTTCGCTTGGGCCTGTTTTAATCGGAGAGTATACGAGCCCAAAGAGTAGAGGAGcatttttgacgtttatttCATTATCGATTGCGACGGGAGTTCTTTTCGTCCATACCCTCGGTTCATTCTTCTCTTGGCAAGTCACAGCCCTAATTATTGCCTTCGTTGTTTTTAGCGATCTCTTGATAGTTATATATTCCCCTGAGTCACCAAGTTGGTTAGCTGATCAAGGCAGGTATGACGAATGCAGAAAAGTATTCAGATGGCTAAGAGGACACAGTGAAGATGATGAATTGGAAAAAATGATTGAAGCGAGCAAAGTAATCAGAGAAGCCAAAGCTGAAATGGAAATATCGCAATCATTTTCAAAGAATTTTAAAAGGAACATTGCATAtgtaaacacaacaataagaaAGAAGGAGTTTTACAAACCGATCTTTATAATGATCCACATTTACACGTTAGGTCAATGGGCTGGTGCCAACATTTTAGCTGCATACACGATAGATATATTCAACCACGTCATTGGTACGGAAGCCAATATTTCTCTCATGGTAATTACTTTGGACATCCAGAGAATCATATCGAATACGTTCGCCGTTTATGTTATTAAGAAAGTAAAGCGGCGCACGATGCTTTTCGCCACGGTTGGCATTAATATCTTTGCCTTCCTCGCTACAGCCGcctatacttatttaaaaagtcaAAATATGCTACCGTTCGACCATCCCGCCATTGGTATAGCATTGATTCATATCCACATGTTTTCTATAGCAACGGGTACGGTACCACTCCCATTTATTATTGCTGGTGAAGTTTTTCCATTGGAGTACAGAAGTTTGGCGGGTGGTTTAAGTGTTCTTTTCCTGTCAACAAATCTTTTTATAACTGTCAAAACCGTGCCGTATTTGTTCAAAAACGTCGGCATTCACGGTGCTTATATCTTATACGCAATAGTCGTCGGCTATTGTACGGTGATAGCATGGTGGTTTCTACCAGAAACAAAGGATAGAACCTTACAGGAGATTGAAGACGAGTTCAGAGGAAAACCGCTTTCTCCTGAGGAGTTGAAATCGACTCAATCTTTGACATCGTTTAAGCATTTCAATACGGACAGGCGGTGTAGCAGTCCTGTAATATAA
- the LOC126777891 gene encoding facilitated trehalose transporter Tret1-2 homolog, giving the protein MVTPAVKQTWTVMGVLLNMMGQGMVLSFPSILLPSLFAPDSKIPANIHVASWVASCIGIAGIPGFMTSSFLMDMYGRRLAHAVVVVPGIVGWLLIYFATNISVLIIGRSLCGLAAGATVSLGAVVIGEYTSPSNRGMFLNLKTTAVCVGNMIVHLLGNFYAWKTVALIGLIPHILSLIIIATWPESPAWLASRKRFDESEKSFYWLRGKTAESRKELGEMLRAQKERIEYPSSKSFSKICLEFFKKFTKRDFIKPVIIIFFGGLLLETCGRHIFPAYALQIIEEVTGNKSQSFYYTLGIDLIISASALFSSVLVKIMKRRTLLFGSGFAALLVLMCVCLYLYLSAHGLISKDKSWIAVTLFALYFILSNLGCTPIPLALLGEVFPLAHRGAGSSVAGFILSIFVMAGMQVTPYLLVSVKVYGTFAVFGTAMGLALVVLYFILPETKDKTLQQIEDYFNFGRFKDEDVENDDEVKMKMIPN; this is encoded by the exons atggtCACACCGGCTGTTAAACag ACATGGACTGTAATGGGCGTTCTCCTCAATATGATGGGACAGGGCATGGTCCTGAGCTTCCCCTCCATATTGCTTCCATCCCTCTTCGCGCCAGATTCAAAGATACCGGCTAACATACACGTGGCCTCTTGGGTAG CATCGTGTATTGGCATCGCTGGTATACCTGGATTCATGACTTCGTCTTTCCTAATGGATATGTATGGAAGAAGATTGGCGCACGCAGTTGTCGTTGTGCCAGGAATTGTAGGCTGGCTTTTAATATACTTCGCTACTAACATATCTGTTCTCATAATCGGAAGATCATTATGTGGATTGGCAGCTGGTGCCACTGTATCTCTGGGCGCGGTTGTCATCGGAGAATACACCAGCCCAAGCAACCGAGGAATGTTCCTTAACCTTAAGACAACAGCTGTTTGTGTTGGGAATATGATTGTGCATTTATTAGGGAACTTTTACGCATGGAAAACTGTCGCATTAATTGGCTTAATACCCCATATATTAtctctaataataatagctacatGGCCAGAAAGTCCAGCGTGGTTAGCTTCTCGAAAACGGTTCGATGAAAGCGAAAAGTCATTTTACTGGCTCAGAGGTAAGACCGCTGAATCTAGAAAGGAATTGGGAGAAATGCTCAGAGCGCAAAAAGAAAGAATTGAATATCCATCATCGAAATCATTCTCCAAAATATGCTTAGAATTTTTCAAAAAGTTCACTAAAAGAGACTTTATTAAACcggtgataattatattttttggtgGTCTTCTGTTAGAGACATGCGGAAGACATATTTTCCCAGCTTACGCCTTACAAATCATTGAAGAGGTAACAGGAAACAAGTCACAATCATTCTACTACACTTTGGGAATAGATTTGATTATTTCTGCCAGCGCGTTATTTTCATCAGTTCTTGTCAAAATCATGAAAAGGCGTACCCTTTTATTTGGAAGTGGATTTGCAGCTTTATTAGTTCTCATGTGTGTTTGTCTATACTTATATCTATCAGCACATGGTTTAATTTCTAAGGATAAATCTTGGATAGCCGTAACGCTATTTGCTTTGTACTTCATTCTCTCAAACCTAGGATGTACTCCGATACCGTTGGCGTTACTGGGCGAAGTTTTTCCCTTAGCCCATCGAGGCGCTGGATCATCAGTCGCAGGGTTTATTTTATCCATTTTTGTTATGGCTGGAATGCAAGTAACGCCATATCTGTTGGTCAGCGTTAAAGTTTATGGAACTTTTGCTGTTTTCGGAACAGCAATGGGATTAGCATTAGTTGTGCTGTATTTCATCCTTCCTGAAACCAAAGATAAAACATTACAACAGATAGAAGACTACTTTAACTTTGGAAGGTTTAAAGATGAGGACGTTGAGAACGATGATGAAGTTAAAATGAAGATGATACCGAATTAA